Proteins found in one Pelmatolapia mariae isolate MD_Pm_ZW linkage group LG7, Pm_UMD_F_2, whole genome shotgun sequence genomic segment:
- the banp gene encoding protein BANP, translating into MSEQELNEIVQITVEDFNQENRTDMMDNHEDDEERSQKKRRKLSNGQENNNSNQDIALIKNLLVSFTGSISQRLEGIESKLQSLDAACKNLARKLDSMAPCARSPIQVPMVAGSPQGATQTWNKVRCVVPQTNVIVSSEPPKPSSPEDTPLENLLSNTVTRRRHNTILVKVPGPEESQEEQESGSEASDCVSNGGQSSNAQKGQNVTLITLNAEDDYPAGTWLGDENNPEMRVRCPISPADMLHISTNCRTAEKMALTLLDYLFHREVQAMSNLSGQGKHGKKQLDPLMIYGIRCHLFHKFGITESDWYRIKQSIDSKCRTAWRRKQRGQSLAVKSFSKRTPRNTVTEEGITEETAHIETATQQTLHYTLANQQVQFHRIGEDGQVQVIPQGQLHIAQVPQGEEVQITQDSEGNLQIHQVHVGQDGQVLRGAQLIAVASADGGATAVEGSPLPPDIQVQYVQLAPVADHTAAVQAAELAPALQADMEVKEAIQGAIHGDNGEIVQIVTSVAT; encoded by the exons ATGTCTGAACAAGAACTGAATGAAATTGTGCAAATAACAGTGGAGGACTTTAACCAGGAAAATCGTACTG ACATGATGGACAATCATGAAGATGATGAAGAAAGGTCtcagaagaaaagaaggaaattaAGCAACGGCCAGGAGAATAACAATAGCAATCAAGATATCGCTCTTATTAAG AACTTGTTGGTATCATTCACTGGATCAATCAGCCAGCGGCTGGAGGGAATTGAGTCAAAGCTACAGTCTCTGGATGCTGCATGCAAAAACCTTGCACGCAAACTGGATAGCATGGCACCCTGTGCCAGAAGTCCCATTCAGGTTCCTATGGTTGCAGGATCCCCTCAAGGGGCCACTCAGACTTGGAACAAAGTGCGATG TGTTGTCCCACAAACAAATGTTATTGTGAGCAGTGAACCGCCGAAGCCCTCAAGTCCGGAAGACACTCCTCTGGAGAACCTGCTTAGCAA CACAGTGACCAGGAGGCGACACAACACCATCCTAGTAAAGGTCCCTGGCCCCGAAGAGAGTCAAGAGGAACAGGAGAGTGGCTCAGAGGCCAGCGATTGTGTTTCCAACGGTGGTCAATCAAGCAATGCACAGAAAGGCCAAAATGTCACTCTCATCACACTCAATGCAGAAG ATGATTATCCAGCCGGCACCTGGTTAGGAGATGAGAACAACCCAGAGATGCGAGTTCGCTGTCCAATATCTCCAGCTGATATGCTTcatatcagcacaaactgtCGTACAGCAGAGAAAATGGCGCTGACGCTGCTGGACTACCTATTCCACCGTGAGGTCCAGGCCATGTCAAATCTCTCTGGGCAGGGCAAACATGGAAAGAAGCAGCTGGACCCACTTATGATCTACGGCATCCGCT GCCACTTATTCCACAAATTTGGCATCACCGAATCAGACTGGTACCGGATCAAGCAGAGCATTGACTCAAAGTGTCGCACTGCTTGGAGACGCAAGCAACGTGGTCAGAGTCTGGCAGTCAAGAGCTTCTCTAAACGAACACCTCGCAACACAGTCACAG AGGAAGGAATCACAGAAGAAACGGCTCACATTGAGACTGCCACTCAACAAACCTTGCACTATACATTGGCCAATCAGCAGGTCCAGTTCCACCGTATTGGTGAAGATGGACAAGTTCAGGTG ATTCCACAGGGGCAGTTGCACATAGCCCAGGTGCCACAAGGAGAGGAGGTGCAGATCACACAGGACAGTGAG GGAAATCTCCAAATTCACCAGGTGCATGTTGGCCAGGATGGACAG GTGCTTCGTGGAGCTCAGTTGATAGCTGTCGCTTCAGCTGATGGAGGAGCCACAGCAGTGGAGGGCTCCCCACTCCCACCTGACATCCAAGTGCAGTATGTCCAACTAGCTCCTGTTGCAGATCACACGGCTGCTGTAcag GCTGCTGAGCTGGCACCAGCCCTGCAGGCAGACATGgaagtgaaagaggccatccaGGGTGCTATCCATGGAGACAATGGTGAGATCGTCCAGATTGTGACATCTGTGGCCACCTGA